The Arthrobacter sp. NicSoilC5 genome has a window encoding:
- the pth gene encoding aminoacyl-tRNA hydrolase → MTDTWLIVGLGNPGAQYQGNRHNVGQMVLDEIAGRIGAGFKTHKARAQVLEGRLGIGGPRVVLAKPMSYMNVSGGPVSALANFYGIAADHVVAVHDEIDIPFNTVKLKLGGGEGGHNGLRDISKALGTKDYLRVRVGVGRPPGRMDTADYVLRDFGTAELKELPFLLDDAADAVESLLRDGLTAAQQKFHPAKAASPQTET, encoded by the coding sequence ATGACAGACACCTGGCTGATCGTCGGCCTCGGCAACCCCGGCGCGCAGTACCAAGGCAACAGGCACAACGTAGGCCAGATGGTGCTCGATGAAATTGCGGGCCGCATCGGGGCCGGCTTCAAGACCCATAAGGCCCGGGCCCAGGTCCTTGAAGGCCGGCTGGGCATTGGTGGGCCCAGGGTGGTCCTGGCGAAGCCGATGAGCTACATGAACGTTTCCGGTGGGCCGGTCTCCGCCCTCGCCAACTTCTATGGCATCGCCGCAGACCATGTGGTCGCGGTACACGACGAGATCGACATCCCGTTCAACACGGTCAAACTCAAGCTCGGCGGCGGGGAAGGCGGCCACAACGGTTTGCGGGACATCTCCAAGGCGCTCGGCACCAAGGACTACCTGCGGGTCCGTGTAGGGGTGGGCCGTCCGCCCGGCAGGATGGACACCGCCGACTACGTATTGCGAGACTTTGGCACCGCGGAGCTCAAGGAACTGCCCTTCCTGCTGGACGACGCAGCCGATGCCGTAGAGTCCCTCCTCCGTGACGGGCTCACTGCCGCCCAGCAGAAATTCCACCCTGCCAAAGCGGCCTCACCACAGACAGAAACGTAA
- the rsmA gene encoding 16S rRNA (adenine(1518)-N(6)/adenine(1519)-N(6))-dimethyltransferase RsmA translates to MTEPIPAVPAPLFGASDIRRMAEEIGVRPTKTLGQNFVIDGNTIRRIVAAAGVGPDETVLEVGPGLGSLTLGLLDAAAAVVAVEIDPVLAAKLPETVNEWRPAAANAFHLVHADAMKVTELPVQPTALVANLPYNVAVPVVLHLLQHFPSLQHGLVMVQDEVADRLAAGPGSKTYGVPSVKAAWYSQMRKAGVIGMNVFWPAPKIHSGLVAFTRREPPATTATREQVFAVVDAAFAQRRKTLRAALAGWAGGAPEAERCLLAAGVDPTARGEVIDIAAFARIAEARENRP, encoded by the coding sequence GTGACTGAACCGATCCCCGCCGTTCCCGCACCGTTGTTCGGTGCCTCCGACATACGCCGGATGGCAGAGGAAATTGGGGTCAGGCCCACCAAGACCCTGGGCCAAAACTTTGTCATTGACGGCAATACCATCCGCCGGATTGTGGCCGCGGCAGGCGTGGGGCCGGATGAAACAGTGCTCGAGGTCGGTCCGGGGCTGGGCTCCCTGACGCTGGGGCTGCTCGACGCGGCAGCGGCGGTCGTCGCCGTCGAAATCGATCCGGTCCTTGCCGCAAAGCTCCCCGAAACCGTGAACGAATGGCGCCCGGCCGCTGCAAACGCGTTTCACCTGGTGCACGCCGATGCCATGAAGGTCACCGAACTGCCGGTGCAACCCACGGCGCTCGTAGCCAACCTGCCCTACAACGTGGCAGTTCCCGTGGTGCTGCACCTCCTGCAGCATTTCCCCAGCCTGCAGCACGGCCTGGTGATGGTGCAGGACGAGGTGGCAGACCGGTTGGCAGCCGGACCCGGATCCAAAACCTACGGTGTTCCCTCCGTCAAGGCCGCCTGGTACAGCCAGATGCGCAAGGCCGGCGTGATCGGCATGAACGTCTTTTGGCCGGCCCCCAAAATCCATTCCGGGCTTGTGGCCTTCACCCGCCGCGAACCCCCCGCCACCACCGCCACCCGCGAACAGGTGTTTGCCGTCGTGGACGCCGCGTTTGCGCAGCGGCGCAAAACGCTCCGGGCCGCCCTGGCAGGCTGGGCCGGGGGAGCGCCGGAAGCTGAGCGTTGCCTGCTGGCAGCCGGCGTCGACCCCACCGCACGCGGCGAGGTCATCGACATCGCCGCATTCGCCAGGATCGCCGAAGCCAGGGAAAACCGCCCGTGA
- a CDS encoding 50S ribosomal protein L25/general stress protein Ctc, with the protein MSEQKLAAELRTEFGKGYARRARMANLIPAVIYGHGADPIHVTLPAKATTLAVRTPNALLSLDINGEGHLALVKDVQRDPVKQIIEHIDLLTVRQGEKVTVDVPVHVEGESAPGTVHNLELTVVSLEAEATHLPTAIEVSIEGRAAGEHIHASDLVLPKGTVLLTDAEALVVNISEAVEIAEEGEETEAAAEGAAEEAPAAEEEAAE; encoded by the coding sequence ATGTCTGAGCAGAAGCTCGCAGCAGAACTGCGCACCGAATTCGGCAAGGGCTACGCCCGCCGCGCCCGGATGGCCAACCTGATCCCCGCCGTCATCTACGGCCACGGCGCAGACCCCATCCACGTGACCCTGCCGGCAAAGGCCACCACCCTGGCCGTCCGCACCCCCAACGCCCTGCTGTCCCTGGACATCAACGGCGAAGGCCACCTGGCCCTGGTCAAGGACGTCCAGCGCGATCCCGTAAAGCAGATCATCGAGCACATCGACCTCCTGACCGTCCGCCAGGGCGAGAAGGTCACGGTTGACGTTCCGGTCCACGTTGAAGGCGAATCGGCCCCCGGCACCGTCCACAACCTGGAACTGACGGTCGTCTCCCTCGAGGCCGAGGCCACCCACCTGCCCACCGCCATCGAGGTCAGCATCGAAGGCCGCGCCGCCGGCGAGCACATCCACGCCTCCGACCTGGTCCTGCCCAAGGGCACCGTCCTCCTGACCGACGCCGAGGCACTCGTGGTGAACATCTCCGAGGCCGTCGAAATCGCCGAGGAAGGCGAAGAAACCGAAGCTGCCGCAGAAGGCGCAGCAGAGGAAGCTCCCGCAGCCGAAGAAGAAGCAGCCGAGTAA
- the glmU gene encoding bifunctional UDP-N-acetylglucosamine diphosphorylase/glucosamine-1-phosphate N-acetyltransferase GlmU produces the protein MIPENAGPAAVIVLAAGAGTRMKSRTPKILHEIGGLSMVGHALRAARGIAPQRLAVVVRHERDLVAGHVSALDPDAVIVDQDDVPGTGRAVEAALHALHADEDLAGTVVVTYGDVPLLSGDLLKELVATHEREGNAVTVLTAVLDDAAGYGRILRGEDGSVTGIREHKDASEAEKLIREVNSGIYAFDAAVLREALAKVTTDNAQGEKYLTDVLGLAREAGGRVAAVVTADRWQVEGANDRVQLAALGAELNRRTVEAWMRAGVTVVDPSTTWIDSSVTLDEDVRLLPNTQLHGTTTVARDAVVGPDTTLTDVEVGEGATVVRTHGSGSVIGPRAAVGPFTYLRPGTVLGEKGKIGAFYETKNVTIGRGSKLSHLGYAGDAEIGEDTNIGCGNITANYDGEKKHRTVIGSGVRTGSNTVFVAPVTVGDGAYSGAGAVIRKDVPAGALALSIAAQRNTEGWVPAHRPGTRSAELAQAATNDSSSTPASTEEGK, from the coding sequence GTGATCCCCGAGAATGCCGGCCCGGCCGCTGTAATCGTTCTGGCAGCAGGCGCCGGTACCCGGATGAAGTCGCGTACCCCCAAGATCCTGCATGAGATCGGCGGCCTCTCCATGGTGGGCCACGCCCTCCGTGCGGCCCGCGGCATCGCCCCGCAAAGGCTTGCGGTTGTGGTGCGCCACGAACGCGACCTGGTGGCCGGCCACGTATCGGCCCTCGACCCCGACGCCGTCATTGTGGACCAGGACGACGTGCCCGGCACCGGCCGCGCCGTGGAAGCCGCCCTGCATGCCCTGCACGCGGATGAGGACCTGGCTGGAACCGTAGTGGTCACCTACGGTGACGTGCCCCTGCTGTCCGGCGACCTGCTGAAGGAACTCGTTGCCACCCACGAACGCGAAGGCAACGCCGTCACGGTCCTCACGGCGGTCCTGGACGACGCCGCCGGCTACGGCCGCATCCTTCGCGGTGAGGACGGCTCCGTCACCGGCATCCGCGAACACAAGGACGCCTCCGAGGCCGAAAAGCTGATCCGGGAAGTCAATTCCGGGATCTACGCCTTCGACGCCGCCGTGCTCCGCGAGGCGCTGGCCAAGGTGACCACCGACAACGCCCAGGGGGAGAAATACCTCACCGACGTGCTGGGACTCGCACGCGAGGCAGGCGGCCGCGTTGCCGCCGTCGTCACGGCTGACCGCTGGCAGGTGGAGGGCGCCAATGACCGCGTCCAGCTCGCCGCCCTCGGCGCCGAGCTGAACCGCCGCACGGTGGAAGCCTGGATGCGTGCCGGCGTCACTGTCGTGGACCCCTCCACCACCTGGATCGATTCCTCCGTCACCCTGGACGAGGACGTCCGGCTCCTGCCCAACACCCAGCTGCACGGCACCACCACGGTGGCCAGGGACGCCGTCGTGGGCCCCGACACCACCCTGACCGACGTCGAGGTCGGCGAGGGCGCCACGGTGGTCCGCACCCATGGCTCCGGCTCGGTGATCGGCCCGCGCGCCGCCGTCGGCCCCTTCACCTACCTTCGCCCCGGCACCGTCCTGGGCGAAAAGGGAAAGATCGGCGCCTTTTACGAAACCAAGAACGTCACCATCGGCCGTGGCTCCAAGCTGTCCCACCTGGGGTATGCCGGGGACGCCGAAATCGGCGAGGACACCAACATCGGCTGTGGCAACATCACGGCCAATTACGACGGCGAGAAGAAGCACCGCACGGTGATCGGCTCGGGCGTCCGGACAGGCTCCAACACGGTCTTTGTTGCCCCGGTCACCGTGGGGGACGGCGCCTACAGCGGCGCCGGCGCGGTGATCCGCAAAGACGTACCGGCCGGTGCCCTGGCGCTGAGCATCGCTGCACAGCGCAACACCGAAGGCTGGGTTCCGGCGCACCGCCCCGGAACCCGCTCCGCCGAACTGGCCCAGGCGGCCACCAATGACTCCTCAAGTACCCCGGCATCTACAGAAGAGGGCAAGTAA
- a CDS encoding TetR/AcrR family transcriptional regulator, translated as MSNNLPRMRMTGLQRRSQLIDVGRGLFAVRGLDGTTIEEIAACAGVSKPVIYEHFGSKEGLYTEVVDCEFHILLDAVNAALTEEAKPRVLVERAALALLTYIEERTEGFRILMRDAPPSQPEGAFSTLLSHVTARVEHILSDEFSRRGLSGEDGAMYAQMLVGMVAMTGQWWQDSRQPDKQTVAAHLVNLAWNGLTGLKKDPELQSEP; from the coding sequence GTGAGCAACAACCTTCCGCGGATGCGGATGACCGGCCTGCAGCGCCGGAGCCAGCTGATCGACGTCGGCCGCGGCCTTTTCGCCGTCCGCGGGCTGGACGGGACCACCATCGAGGAGATTGCAGCCTGCGCGGGAGTGTCCAAACCGGTCATCTATGAACACTTCGGTTCCAAAGAAGGCCTCTACACCGAAGTAGTGGACTGCGAATTCCACATCCTGCTGGACGCGGTCAACGCTGCCCTCACCGAGGAAGCCAAGCCCCGCGTCCTCGTGGAACGCGCCGCCCTGGCCCTGCTTACCTACATCGAGGAACGCACGGAGGGCTTCCGGATCCTGATGCGCGACGCTCCGCCCTCACAGCCCGAGGGCGCCTTCTCCACCCTGCTGTCCCACGTCACCGCCCGGGTGGAACACATCCTCTCCGACGAATTCTCCCGCCGCGGCCTCAGCGGCGAAGACGGCGCCATGTACGCCCAGATGCTCGTGGGCATGGTGGCGATGACGGGGCAATGGTGGCAGGACAGCCGCCAGCCCGACAAGCAGACCGTTGCCGCGCACCTGGTCAACCTCGCCTGGAACGGCCTGACCGGCCTCAAGAAGGACCCTGAGCTGCAGTCTGAACCCTAA
- a CDS encoding ABC-F family ATP-binding cassette domain-containing protein, with the protein MAHLLGGENLTVSYATRTVLDGITLGLEEGDRIGMVGRNGDGKSTLMRLLSLRSTPDSGRVTKRGDVNVGYLDQSDVLDGDLTVGAAIVGDQADYEWARNPRIREIMGGLVSDVDWHANVHALSGGQKRRVALAKLLIEDHDVIMLDEPTNHLDVEGVAWLARHLKTRWRPNQGAFLVVTHDRWFLDEVCTKTWEVHDGIVDPFEGGYAAYVLARAERDRMASVVEGKRQQLVKKELAWLRRGAPARTAKPKFRIEAANALIADVPAPRDSMALSKMATARQGKDVLDLENVSLNFQGGDDGRKLFDNITLRLAPGERLGLVGVNGAGKTTLLKLLNGEIAPDAGKLKRGKTVVTAVLTQEVKELDDVADLRVIEVIEREKRSFNVGGKEFTAGQLVEQLGFTNQKQWTPVKDLSGGERRRLQLLRLLVGEPNVLMLDEPTNDLDTDTLAAVEDVLDGWPGTLVVVSHDRYLLERVTDHQMALLGDGKLRGLPGGVDQYLELRESALAGSTVTGGGNPVTSAGQAQAAGGTGAGPSEAEKRDARKALNRIERQLKKLDQEEKKLHDAMVKTTEAGDFDKLADQNKQLKDLTDEKDALELEWLESSELLGD; encoded by the coding sequence TTGGCACACCTTCTTGGCGGCGAAAACCTCACGGTTTCCTACGCAACCCGCACCGTCCTGGACGGCATCACCCTGGGACTGGAGGAGGGGGACCGGATCGGCATGGTGGGCCGCAACGGTGACGGCAAGTCCACCCTGATGCGCCTGCTGTCCCTGCGCTCCACCCCGGACTCCGGCCGTGTCACCAAACGCGGCGACGTCAACGTGGGATACCTGGACCAGAGCGACGTACTCGACGGCGACCTCACGGTGGGTGCTGCGATCGTAGGGGACCAGGCGGACTACGAATGGGCCCGCAACCCCCGCATCCGGGAAATCATGGGCGGCCTGGTGTCCGACGTCGACTGGCACGCCAATGTCCACGCCCTCTCCGGCGGCCAGAAGCGGCGGGTGGCCCTGGCCAAGCTGCTCATCGAGGACCACGACGTCATCATGCTCGACGAACCCACCAACCACCTCGACGTCGAGGGCGTTGCCTGGCTGGCCCGGCACCTGAAGACGCGCTGGCGGCCCAACCAGGGCGCCTTCCTGGTGGTTACCCACGACCGTTGGTTCCTCGACGAAGTCTGCACCAAGACCTGGGAGGTCCACGACGGGATCGTGGACCCCTTTGAAGGCGGTTACGCCGCCTACGTCCTGGCCCGGGCCGAACGGGACCGGATGGCATCCGTGGTGGAGGGCAAGCGCCAGCAACTGGTCAAGAAAGAACTCGCCTGGCTGCGCCGGGGTGCCCCTGCCCGGACCGCCAAGCCGAAGTTCCGGATCGAGGCAGCCAACGCGCTCATCGCCGACGTGCCGGCTCCGCGTGACTCCATGGCGCTGAGCAAGATGGCCACCGCCCGCCAGGGCAAGGACGTCCTGGACCTTGAGAACGTGTCCCTGAACTTCCAGGGCGGCGACGACGGCAGGAAGCTCTTCGACAACATCACCCTCCGGCTGGCCCCGGGGGAGCGGCTGGGCCTGGTGGGCGTCAACGGCGCCGGCAAGACCACCCTCCTGAAACTGCTCAACGGCGAGATCGCGCCCGACGCCGGGAAGCTGAAGCGCGGCAAAACAGTGGTCACCGCGGTCCTCACCCAGGAGGTCAAGGAGCTCGACGACGTCGCTGACCTGCGTGTCATTGAGGTCATTGAGCGGGAAAAGCGTTCCTTCAACGTGGGCGGCAAGGAATTCACGGCCGGCCAGCTGGTGGAGCAGCTCGGGTTCACCAACCAGAAGCAGTGGACGCCGGTGAAGGACCTCTCCGGCGGTGAGCGCCGCCGCCTGCAGCTCCTCCGGCTGCTGGTGGGCGAACCCAACGTGCTGATGCTCGACGAGCCCACCAACGACCTCGACACCGATACCCTCGCCGCCGTCGAGGACGTCCTGGACGGCTGGCCGGGCACCCTGGTGGTGGTCAGCCACGACCGCTACCTGCTTGAACGGGTGACCGACCACCAGATGGCACTGCTCGGCGACGGCAAGCTGCGCGGCCTGCCGGGGGGCGTGGACCAGTACCTTGAACTGCGCGAGTCAGCCTTGGCCGGCTCAACCGTGACCGGCGGCGGAAACCCCGTCACCAGCGCCGGGCAGGCGCAGGCTGCCGGGGGGACCGGTGCGGGTCCCTCCGAGGCCGAGAAGCGCGACGCCCGCAAAGCCCTCAACAGGATCGAGCGCCAACTCAAGAAGCTCGACCAGGAGGAAAAGAAGCTTCACGACGCCATGGTGAAGACCACCGAGGCCGGCGACTTCGACAAGCTCGCCGACCAGAACAAGCAGCTTAAAGACCTCACGGACGAAAAGGACGCCCTGGAACTGGAGTGGCTGGAGTCCTCGGAACTCCTGGGCGACTGA
- a CDS encoding 4-(cytidine 5'-diphospho)-2-C-methyl-D-erythritol kinase → MNAGLERAARGRFAARTVRVKAPGKVNVSLAVGPLRPDGYHSVASVYLAVSLYEEVAATSTAAPGITISLSPESTLDLDAVDIPLDSSNLAYKAAAIMADVSEHATGVHLEITKRVPVAGGMGGGSADAAATLLACDALWNSGLSREELAHLAAELGADVPFSLLGGTAVGLGLGDELSPALAKAQTHWVLVVADYGLSTPEVYRTLDRLRDAEGIDAGEPTGVDPKILAALRGGDAESLSRVLVNDLQRASIELSPALRDTLGIGESHGAMAGMVSGSGPTVALLAEDSVAAAALAEDLQRYGLTALAVHGPVPGARIISDTLL, encoded by the coding sequence GTGAACGCGGGACTTGAGAGGGCGGCCAGGGGGCGGTTCGCGGCCAGGACGGTGCGCGTCAAGGCGCCCGGCAAGGTCAACGTGTCCCTCGCCGTTGGGCCGCTGCGGCCTGACGGCTACCACTCGGTGGCCAGCGTCTACCTCGCAGTGTCCCTCTATGAGGAAGTGGCAGCGACCAGCACCGCCGCCCCGGGAATCACCATCAGCCTCAGCCCCGAAAGCACCCTGGACCTCGACGCCGTCGACATCCCCCTGGACAGCAGCAACCTGGCCTACAAGGCGGCCGCCATCATGGCCGACGTCTCCGAACACGCCACCGGCGTGCACCTGGAGATCACCAAGCGGGTCCCGGTGGCCGGCGGCATGGGCGGCGGATCGGCCGACGCCGCTGCCACGCTCCTGGCCTGCGACGCCCTCTGGAACAGCGGGCTGTCCCGCGAGGAACTGGCACACCTTGCAGCGGAACTGGGTGCCGACGTCCCCTTCTCTCTCCTGGGTGGAACCGCCGTCGGACTTGGCCTGGGCGACGAACTCTCTCCGGCCCTGGCCAAGGCGCAGACCCACTGGGTCCTGGTGGTGGCCGACTACGGCCTCTCCACTCCCGAGGTCTACCGGACGCTGGACCGGTTGCGCGACGCCGAGGGAATCGACGCCGGGGAACCCACCGGTGTTGACCCGAAGATCCTGGCGGCGCTGCGGGGCGGCGACGCGGAATCCCTGAGCCGCGTGCTGGTCAACGACCTGCAAAGGGCGTCCATTGAACTCTCGCCTGCGCTGCGCGATACGCTGGGAATCGGCGAGTCCCACGGCGCCATGGCGGGCATGGTCTCCGGATCCGGCCCCACCGTGGCTTTGCTGGCCGAGGATTCCGTGGCAGCCGCTGCCCTCGCAGAGGACCTGCAGCGCTACGGCCTGACAGCACTCGCCGTCCACGGCCCGGTCCCGGGCGCGCGCATCATCTCCGACACCCTCCTTTAA
- a CDS encoding resuscitation-promoting factor, with translation MDRELRAIVIKFFTSDGKFSFIKVGAQLLVLCGLVAGLVAFVGNNKTITLNVDGQASSVQSFGGTVEQVVKSANLDLKPGDRVSPSLDATVQNGTVININQAKEVKVSLDGAEKTVNTTAQDVEDLVTELGVASASSVSAPKDATLSLAGSYVSISTPKTVSIVADGKVNTATTTAPTVGKVLEDSGVTLGANDRTSQPANANVVNNMVIKVSRVDTGQTAVTSEDVPFDTVTAESADMLKGEKEVTQAGAAGKIERTFKLVLVDGREASRTLVSENVAVQPVTEKVTVGTKAKPAPQAAAAPAAANTGAAAPAMMNEAMWDKIAQCESTGNWSINSGNGYYGGLQFDIQTWIGAGGGAYAPNASLATKAQQIDIANRVYAQRGLSPWGCGWAASR, from the coding sequence ATGGACCGAGAGTTACGGGCAATCGTGATCAAGTTCTTCACATCGGACGGCAAGTTCAGCTTTATAAAGGTTGGCGCCCAGCTGCTGGTGCTTTGCGGCCTGGTCGCAGGCCTCGTAGCCTTCGTGGGCAATAACAAAACAATCACGCTCAACGTGGACGGCCAAGCGTCGTCCGTGCAGTCCTTTGGTGGAACAGTGGAACAGGTGGTCAAGAGCGCCAACCTGGACCTGAAGCCCGGCGACCGCGTTTCCCCCTCCCTTGACGCCACCGTCCAGAACGGCACCGTCATCAACATCAACCAGGCCAAAGAAGTCAAGGTCAGCCTTGACGGGGCCGAAAAGACGGTCAACACCACGGCGCAGGACGTCGAAGACCTGGTGACTGAACTCGGTGTGGCCAGTGCCTCGTCCGTTTCGGCGCCCAAGGATGCCACCCTTTCGCTGGCCGGTTCCTACGTCTCCATCTCCACGCCCAAGACCGTCAGCATCGTGGCCGACGGCAAGGTGAACACCGCCACCACCACCGCCCCCACGGTCGGCAAGGTCCTCGAAGACTCCGGCGTAACCCTCGGGGCCAACGACCGCACCTCCCAGCCGGCCAACGCCAACGTGGTGAACAACATGGTCATCAAGGTTTCCCGGGTTGACACCGGCCAGACCGCCGTCACCAGCGAAGACGTTCCCTTTGACACCGTCACCGCCGAAAGCGCGGACATGCTCAAGGGTGAGAAGGAAGTGACCCAGGCCGGGGCCGCCGGAAAGATCGAGCGCACCTTCAAGCTGGTGCTCGTGGACGGCCGGGAGGCTTCCCGCACCCTGGTTTCGGAAAACGTAGCGGTCCAGCCGGTCACCGAGAAGGTCACCGTGGGCACCAAAGCCAAGCCTGCACCCCAGGCCGCCGCAGCCCCCGCGGCCGCCAACACCGGCGCAGCAGCACCGGCCATGATGAACGAAGCCATGTGGGACAAGATTGCCCAGTGTGAGTCCACCGGAAACTGGAGCATCAACAGCGGCAACGGCTACTACGGCGGCCTGCAGTTCGACATCCAGACCTGGATCGGCGCCGGCGGCGGCGCCTATGCGCCCAACGCCAGCCTGGCCACCAAGGCGCAGCAGATCGACATCGCCAACCGCGTCTACGCACAGCGTGGCCTGTCACCGTGGGGCTGCGGCTGGGCCGCCAGCCGCTGA
- a CDS encoding ribose-phosphate diphosphokinase — protein MSEITAHGEKKLVLASGRAHPELAREIAKELGTELLPLDAYDFANGEIYVRAGESVRGTDAFVIQAHPAPLNNHLMEQLIMIDSLKRASAKRITVVSPFYPYARQDKKGRGREPISARLVADLYKTAGADRIMSVDLHTSQIQGFFDGPVDHLMAIPLLADYIRTRVGSDNITVVSPDTGRVRVAEQWAERLGGAPLAFVHKSRDLTVPNQAVSKTVVGQIEGRTCVLIDDMIDTGGTISGAVTVLKNAGAKDVIIAATHAVFSDPAARRLSESGAREVVVTNTLPLGSSQRFPQLTVLSIAPLIARAIREVFDDGSVTSLFDGKA, from the coding sequence ATGAGCGAAATTACGGCGCACGGCGAGAAGAAGCTGGTGCTTGCCTCCGGGCGGGCCCATCCGGAGCTGGCCCGGGAAATCGCCAAGGAGCTCGGCACCGAACTCCTCCCGCTGGATGCCTACGACTTCGCGAACGGCGAGATCTACGTCCGCGCCGGCGAGAGTGTCCGCGGCACCGACGCCTTCGTGATCCAGGCGCACCCCGCCCCGCTGAACAACCACCTGATGGAACAGCTGATCATGATCGATTCGCTGAAGCGGGCCTCTGCCAAGCGGATCACCGTGGTTTCGCCGTTCTATCCCTATGCCCGCCAGGACAAGAAGGGCCGCGGCCGCGAACCCATCTCCGCCCGGCTGGTGGCGGATCTCTACAAGACCGCCGGCGCCGACCGCATCATGAGCGTGGACCTGCACACCTCCCAGATCCAGGGCTTCTTCGACGGCCCGGTTGACCACCTGATGGCCATTCCGCTGCTGGCCGACTACATCCGGACCCGCGTGGGCTCGGACAACATCACCGTTGTGTCCCCGGACACCGGCCGCGTCCGCGTCGCCGAACAGTGGGCCGAACGCCTGGGCGGGGCACCCCTTGCCTTCGTCCACAAGAGCCGCGACCTCACCGTCCCCAACCAGGCCGTCTCCAAGACCGTCGTGGGCCAGATCGAGGGGCGCACCTGCGTCCTGATCGACGACATGATCGATACCGGCGGAACCATCTCCGGCGCCGTCACCGTCCTGAAGAACGCCGGCGCCAAGGATGTCATCATCGCCGCCACCCACGCCGTCTTCTCCGACCCCGCCGCCCGCCGCCTCTCGGAGTCCGGCGCGCGCGAAGTGGTGGTCACCAACACGCTCCCGCTCGGTTCGTCCCAGCGCTTCCCGCAGCTCACGGTCCTTTCGATCGCGCCACTGATCGCCCGGGCCATCCGCGAGGTGTTCGACGACGGATCGGTCACCAGCCTCTTCGACGGCAAGGCCTAG